The nucleotide sequence TGATTCCTATGCGCCATTTTGCAGCAGCAGGGCTCATCGACGGACGATGGAATACAAACCATGTGTGGCAAAACCGTGGATTCCCCAGATAGTCGCGGCCGATGATGGCGCCTTTCCCCAACCACCGAAAGAAGCGCCTTCTGTCGTGGCCCCACTTGGCTCCGTCACCTCGCGAACAGGTTCGGAGATAGTTGTTGGCGTTGTTTCATGTCCTAGTCATTGATATATGATGATTAACCAAATCGAGAAGCAGGAAATGAATGCATTTCGTATtttcttatcatcatcatcatcctagtCGCCATATCATCACTGTTCTATATGTAATCGTTAATATTATATAACAGAACAAAGCACAATCGATACCCTCGACGTCTTTGTTGCCTCCCGAAAAATGATACGACAACGTATTACGAAAATTGTGAACATCGATGAATGCATCATCAACTCCTTTATATTTTTCGGCCGAAATCATATCCGATTTCGGGCTTTTCGAACCCAAATCCACTATTAGTCAGTCCAATCAAACCGGAAGCCTATTAGCCGGTCCACGTTGTCCGGCCCAGACATCAGCAATCAAAGAAGAATGGTTCCGAAGGAAGTGAACCATTCTTTTCTCATACTCCCCCTCTCCGATGGCAGATTCAGAGAAGGAGGCGACGGAAGCACCCACAACAATGTCGTTTCTCTTGTTGATTTCGTCATAGTTTCGAATCTTTTCTTTACCTTCGTTCATGCATGTCAAAGTGGAtctttctttctctccctttttctTTAGATCTATCTACAGATTTCTTGTTCTCGGGGGTTGCTTGTATTTTTGGGTCGGTCAAGAAAGACGCCGATCTTCATCTGTCGGTGTTCCtagaaaaagatgataaaaaggATTCTCCCAAGAACCTAAAATCTATGTTATGTGATTCATCTTGATGCAGATTTGACAAGATTATAAAGAAGGAGAtcccgtccaccgttgtttatgaGGATGACAAGGTGCAAAAACTGTTTTGCTCTTCTTCCATATGCTCAATCTCTGAGACCCCCTTTTAATTCGTGTTGACCACTTGTTGTTGCTATGTGAAAATTAATGCAATTTGCTAAGGCCTCAAATGAATGCTATTACATTGGTTAAGCTGGACTTAGATGTCATGTTTCATTTGCTTGAATCAGTTATGTTCTTGTTTGTGTGATGCCCCaattatttggggttggctacatgTGTCTTTTCCTACCAGTATAGGGAACTTGGTGGACGATTTTGGTAGTCCTAACACTAGCAAGAATTTAAGATATGTACCATAGAATTATCCTGGCTGAAGAGTGTCTGCTAGGTTCCCTATGACCATATTTTGTTAAGGATCTTCTTTGAAATAatgacttgatgctctcatgtgaCAGTGGGTTGATTTCTTATCCGAGTTGAGCATCTTCAAATTTCAGTGGCAGGCTGCACACAGCATTGTAGTTTAATGGCCACTAATTTTTGTGGATTTTGTAGCAACAAATATGCTATATGATTTCCAGAACCATAGCAAGAATGACCGTGTTGATCACGCCAGAGCAGTCCTGTCACTTACCAGTATAAAAAGTCACCAATTAGTTGTCCTGCACTTGCAGTTAGCTTCTGCTGGGTCAGTTGTTTTCTCCTTGAGCAACTAGTAATGATGTGTGCTATATAAATGATCACTAATATTTTTGTATTTATGTTCTTGCACAGGTTCTTGCATTCAGAGATATCGCCCCACAAGCTCCCACACATATATTAATCATTCCAAAAGTTAAAGATGGGTTGAGTGGGCTTTCAAAGGTGAGTAGTATATCAATTTAATTGACGAATCAGTGAATCAAGTTGCTCCTATAGTCTTGTAACTATCTGGAAAAGTAAATTGGCCAAAAGCACTTACAATGTAACCAATATACTAAAAGATCATGTGCGAGAATATGCATTACAAGAGTAGAATTATTTATCATATGATTGCTAATGATACAAGTCTGTTCCCGTAAGAAGAAATAACTTAATGGAGTAGAACATGGATATTTAAACTGTCATTTTATGTTAAGTTGTGTTGTTGTTGTCGGGAAAAAAATGGATGGTAAGTACCAAGCAGTCAAAGATGCTTTAGAGAAGTTTAAAGTCATACCTTCTTCTTGTATCTAAAGACAAATTGCTTCTTTCCCTGTCATGACAATCTCATACTTTCCAATAAACTGTTTCTTTGGCATGCCTACACAGAACTACATCAAAATATGTTAATGGTTGTTGGCATTTGTTTTGTGTAACTGTGACTAATTGGATAAGTGAAAATACTACCGGTGGTGCTTtacttttaatatttattttcttgtttGTAAATTCTGTTTCAGGCTTGAATTATAACTCCTGGTACTGATAGCATATTTTAAATTGCTAGAGTTAGTTTTTAAGAAAATTTGGTTTTCAATGTTTGTCTGCATGAATATGTATACTATAGGAATTCATCTTTTTTATTGCAAAATATGGATTATGTAGTTTTTAAAATCCATGGCAATCGCAGTACTTACGTGTTACCGACTTCCTAACTTTGTGAAATACTCATAAACTCTCCATGATCACTGGGAATGCATATTAACTGAAGTGTTACTTTATGAATCTTTAATAATTATCAATGTCTGTACGTTTTGATATTTATACCTTTAATTGTTTTACTTAAGGATTAAGCATAGAATTTCTGAGCAAGATATATGTAAGAGAAGGAACTTTGAAATGAAACAAGGACATTTCTCTATTGTCTTTGTCTGCATTTTGGTTGTCATTTCTTTTTATAGGAAGTGGCAGGCCATACTTCTTTTGTCGACTAACCTTACCATTGTGTTCTGTGCCATCATCAAAAGGCTGAAGAGAGGCATGTAGAGATACTTGGCTACCTGCTATATATTGCCAAACTGGTAGCGAAGCAGGAAGGACTTGGAGATGGATTTAGGATTGTCATCAATGATGGCAATGATGCTGGTATGTTATCCTTTAATCATTTGTATTTGACCGAGAACCCATTCTGGTTCCTCTTGTTCTACCATTGgttcatcttttctttttttcttttttaataatgtAGGTCAATCGGTGTATCATCTACACGTACATCTTCTCGGTGGAAGACAGATGAATTGGCCTCCTGGCTAATTAAGGCTCACTGTTGTTGTTTATTGCATGGTAAAATTCATCCATGCATCTCTCTTCTCTACGATGTTTCGAGGAATAGGCTCTATCTTTAGCCGTCTTCTTTTCTCTACTTGGTCGTCCGCATTCTATCATTgaaaatttgaaactattatgctgCTTTAATGATTTAAAGTTTCAATGAGGTACCACAAATTCAGAGAGATATCATGATTTGATTGTTCTTAATTTGATTGACTAAAATATAAGTCCTAAACAGTGCTTGGAAAAGCTAATTAACTGTGACATTATCGATTATTGTTGTTTCTTATGTCTATTGATTAAATTATTGCCAAATTATCCTCCTTCCCACCCGGATCTTAACTCGGCACAGATCAAAGGTGggatagtggtttggtcaaacagGTCCTTTCCAATTCCAATCCGATTGCTGTGTATAATTTACTGCTGTTTCTTTCTCAGATTTACTCCATTCCCCTTCTTCTCCCACAGGCCACAGCGCTTTAATGTCTGTGTTGTTCAGCTGCAGCAGGGGTTGAGAAGTGAAAGCTCAGACCTCacacgcaacctctccctcccaaAGGCGAGTAATCGTTTCCTATCTATCTTACCTTTCTTAACCTGCATCATTACTTCAATTTTCCTATAGCATATCGATTTGTTTAGATTCATTGCAAGTCTCGTGGGATACAAGTAGATGTTCAATTCCGGTGTATCATAACAGACACAGCTTATTTATTGACTGCATGGGTATCATGCACCGACATGAAACACCTTTGCCAACTCCCACATCCGATATGGGAGTAGATCTCGATCGGTTTGTTATGGATTGGATGAGTCTAGGTCACGTGATCATTGATTAATCAAGTTAATAGGTGATGGTTGCGGATGCCGGTGAGTTCGTTCTCAACCAGGTTTGGAGATGAATGAGGTCGAGTTATTTTTAACATGAAAGATGAAGGTTTTGAGGAAACAATAATCGACCATTCAATTACTGTAcctaatgatctttttttttatgttggAGCTTATCCCAAAAGATCATTTTTAACATCTCGATCCTTAtgttttcaaaagttatattgggaTATTTATATTTACGTAAGTAAAATATTGAAATCTTTATTTATATAgagttaaaaatataattttataaaattaaaaatcaagaaagaaaaaagaaaattttgtttgaGCAATAGGATTTAACAGTTATatgaatctcaatataatttttagaaaCATAAGGatcaaaaatttaaatataactaattatacaGGATAATATTATGTGATTAACCCTCTGAAACATAGAGAGTTTGTTAAATCGGCTTAAAGCCAAATGAGTTAATTATTATGCATGTGAGTTTAAATAGTTTAGATAGCGAGTCTGCTTTCTGTCGATGAAGCACGTAATCTACCATCATCGTCCCGCACGGTAAACCGGACCGGACGGTGATGATGCATACATCAATTTGGGTTCGCTTTCTTTTCCACCACCGGCCCCCGACTTTAGTGTCCCGAGTCCCCCGTGCTCATCCGATGCCTAAATCCTCGTCCGAGTCATAAAGGCCGCACCAGCATTGAAGTAGCCGTCCACGTCTCCTTTCCCCGATGTGTTGGAAGTGGCCCCACCTGTGGCTTTCACCCTCTTGGTTCCCCTTGTCCAGCCGACGGTGCATCGGTAGCGACGACGTCAATCGCGTCAAGTTATTGATTGAAGTAATGTTTGAGTCGCCAAATAGACAGACTGCAAGCCCCGGCACTTTCGACGTGACAACCTTAAAACACTTGACCACTGCTGCCGCTGTCGATTCGGCGAGCAGACTCGTGTGAAAGGTGGTCCGACAACTTAGTTATAAAAAAAAGGTAAATAAAATTACTGATGAAAGTTTGTATTTACCCCCCTCTAAAGTTACGCAAAGATTTGAATcattgtctatatatatatatatatatatatatatatattgcccaACATTCGAACCGGATCATTAGGAGAAGGTCGGTCCCACGAAGTGATTCTCCGTCGGATTAGCAGTAAATACCATGGACCTGCgacaataaaggaaaaaaaagaaaacgagATCCTTCCCGCATTCCGTTCCCGGTGTCGTCAGTACCCTGCAGATAACCAATGGGACTGCTGATGTGTGTTCTGATGTCGATTCTCTTCTCCAACCTGCTATTCTTCCTCGTAAGGATCGTTCAACTGCATGCGAGAGCTCAACTCGCGTGGGGGTCGCACGACGTCCATCCGCCGGCGACGCGGAACGGGTCACACGAGGCGGCGGAGTGCGTCTTCTGCTTGTGCGACATCGAGGAGGGCGAGGAGATAAGGGAGCTTAGATGCAGGCACCTCTTCCACAGGAGTTGCCTTGACCGGTGGCTGGTGCGGCGGAGGGCGACGTGCCCTCTGTGCCGGGACGTCCTGCTGCCTCGTGAGCCGGCGACCGTGAAGAGTAGCGGCGGCGGTGCGGGGGACGACGACGAGGACGAGCTCGACGATTGGATGGTGATGTTGTTTGCGTACTTGAGATGGTGGATGCCATGACGTCCCTTTCGATCGCCCGACGCTCGCTGTCTGGCTTACAAGAGTATGTTGTCTGGGCTGGCCATCTCGCGTTATGGATCGCttgtttcttctcctcctcttcgtttGAATGATTTCTTTTCTTTGAGGGTTTTGCTCTCCGTtttatcttcttctttggtaggCATGATATATATAGTTCACCAAAACTTCttacagagagaaagagagaggagaaataCATCAACCGTGGTTGACCCTCTCCTTCGCCATCTCGACGAGTCTCTCTAGCTTTTTGTCGTTCTCGAACATCTCAAATCCATTGGAAGCGAGATTATTTTAGATCAGAAATAGAAAGCAGAGAGAAAAGTGTGTCGCTGCCATACAGGAAGTATGAATGATCATCTACGAAGAATTAGAAAAAGTGTTTGGACCGTCCAGAGTCCGCTCACCGCCCTCGACTCCTAAATAAGACAAACGACTGAGGCGTTTCGAATTCTATGGAAACCACACCACGGGGCAGGTTCATCATGATATGTACAAAGCTCACAGATATTTAGAATATAACCGATTTTTTATGTTATAATTTTGCCAATTCTGTGTGATATGGGATTCTCATACTGATCTATGACGGAAAGCATAAACTCAGAAATCGAGAGAAGAAATTGGATGGATCGAAATGTTAATGGTCCTCCGTTGCAGTAAGTATCCTATAAAACTAGTACAAGACATAGTAGGATGAAATACTCACCTCGTTTCGACCTCTGTAGCCACGCTCATGTCGAATCGACGTAAACGTCGCCTGCTGCATGCATGAACCCATCGTTCCAACAAACGTCGAGAAAGGAAACCACCAGGCTTCCTTGTGCAGATGGAGGATAGGCTGCCAACCCCTGGTTCcaaaacacagagagagagagagagagagatagatagaTGATAAAACCTTGGAAAACCAGCACCGGCATGTATCGTAGAACCTGTGACACGCTCTGCCGGCATGTATCATAGAACCTGTCAGCTCCGGATCACGTAAGTTCCAGTGGAAAACCGGTGACTAAAGATTGCCTAGATTCAAATCTCTTATTGGTCATTTTCCACAATTCCAGATACAGTTCTTATCCTCCTTATGTACAAATCCGGGCTGGAGAGAAAAGAATTCCTGACCCGGCCAACTTTTTTTTACCACCGGCAAGGATATcccaaaaatctccacatgtATGCATGTACAGGGCCTCTGAACCCAACTCtctggttttttttctttttccttttttcccgGGGGTGGGGTAGTTATGAACCACTGCAAAAAGTAAGTCAACAGGCGAGGCTGACTTATCGGGCACAGTAAAGCAGCTAGAACCTACACCAGCCCGGCTATCCATGGTGTGATTTCTCAGTCGACGGAACCACCACCTCTGCTGCTGCTACACTCTTTCCCGGACACCTTGTCTGCCTTCTCCTTAGCCCTGAAATCATCCAAACTGCGGTACTCTTCTCTAAGAAGCCTCTCCAACTCGGGGTGCTTCCTTAGAGGCTCGGTGCTTCCGCGATCTTCTCTGTAGTGATGAAATGCCCTAATATATGAAAATTTTGGCAATTAgtaataaatcaaacaaaaatcgATGAGCTTCAGGTTTTATAACTACTGTTTACTCTTCTAGCATGTATTGTTGATGAGAAAGATGATACCAAACCAGAGAATTCCAACAAAACTGCATCAGGGGAAACAATTGGGTAAACCTTGGATACAGAGGTTAGACTTTATATCATCTATATCTTGCGTGGAAAATATATGTGGACCATTTGAACATCAGAAACAAATACACCATttctttaattataaaaaaaaaaactcttcatATAGCGAAAAAAGTTGCTATAAATTAAAAGTTCCATGTAATTTCCTGCAAGATTTATGTCGATAAATTTATAACACATCTTTCCGAATTTAAAGATGCTGTGTCAAGCCATCAGAAAATCAATCAGAAGCTCATGCAACTTCTTTGTATAAATTTCTTTTGTGCTTTGATCAGTCCACAATATCCGTAAACAAGCTTTAGACAATGCAGGGCCAGTCTTCTCACATCAAATCCTAATATACTGGTAAACCATTGAATTGTAATAAATAATGAGAGAAGATATCACAGCTACTAACTTTAGCATACAAGATAAC is from Musa acuminata AAA Group cultivar baxijiao chromosome BXJ1-6, Cavendish_Baxijiao_AAA, whole genome shotgun sequence and encodes:
- the LOC135677169 gene encoding 14 kDa zinc-binding protein-like, giving the protein MADSEKEATEAPTTIFDKIIKKEIPSTVVYEDDKVLAFRDIAPQAPTHILIIPKVKDGLSGLSKAEERHVEILGYLLYIAKLVAKQEGLGDGFRIVINDGNDAGQSVYHLHVHLLGGRQMNWPPG
- the LOC135677566 gene encoding probable E3 ubiquitin-protein ligase RHA1A is translated as MGLLMCVLMSILFSNLLFFLVRIVQLHARAQLAWGSHDVHPPATRNGSHEAAECVFCLCDIEEGEEIRELRCRHLFHRSCLDRWLVRRRATCPLCRDVLLPREPATVKSSGGGAGDDDEDELDDWMVMLFAYLRWWMP